GGTGTCATAATCAAGCACCTAACCGAATAGACCATGTCGATGCCAGGTGGAATGGGCTTGATTGGTTGAGGGTAAGAAGGGCCAATGAGAGAATAGCAATGAATAATAAGAAGAGGGACCAAGTCGTCATTTTCAGCGGGTACAATCCAAGGCAGCCAAAACCCCCTCAAGTTGCTGCGCCTGACAACAACCCACAGCCATCCGTATACATTATCAACTAAGCAACCCACATCACCATCAAACCCTATACCGCATTCAATTATCAttctaacaataataaaatactaAAGTAATTCTTTATTCCATAGGTATATGCATATCTTatgttataatttataaaaaagaaaataacaggAGCACATGCAGAGAGATagaaattaattcaaaattgaATAGAGAAGAGAAAGGGAAGGAAGGGAAGCAAcatgtttaaataaaaaaaaagtaaagaataaaaaaggagaaagaCGACAATGTTGCTTACGAGGCAACCACCTCAACCGGCGTCATCCATCTAATATCGGCACACAAACACagaaaacgacgtcgtttactGCCTCCTCACTCATTCCATTACCTTACCCCAACTCAAAAGTCTCCTCCTCTCACAAACTCACCCACACAACACAACAATCTCAAACCTTTTCTACTTTCTCTGCTGCTAATAATATCTTCTTCACATATATAGCTCATCGCTCTGCTCCGATCGGAAACCGCCTCTCTCTTCACCCCTCGTTTTTTGTGCTTTCTAATGTAATTTAATCTCCCTTCCTTCCAAGAGAGGAAAAAAGGCGGCTCCTTTTTGttttgccttttttttttatttaccgaTGAATCGAACGCCGGCAGCGGCGGCGGGAGCTGGCGGAGGAGGGATGGAGTTGCCAATCATACACGAAAGTGATCGCTACGATTTCGTCCGTGACATAGGCTCCGGGAATTTCGGTGTGGCAAGGCTCATGAGGGACAGGCTCACCAAGGAGCTTGTTGCTGTTAAGTACATCGAACGCGGTGATAAGGTTAGAGATTAGGGTTTAACTTACCAGGGTAATCTTTAATCTACTTCTCTGAATCATTCATCCTTTTTTCCTTAAGTAATTCAAGCAGAAAAAAAAGGTTTTGATTTTTacatgtgtgtgtgtgtgttttattatttttctttttggggggtttgggtttttttttttttttttggggggggggggggggagtgGATGTCACATTTTCGTTAATCTTCCTTTTAATTGTTGAATGAGTTGTCGTTTGTTTATTGACGCTGACGTTATGATACTATATTTTGGGgttgtttattttgtttcacAACTTGAGTTATGGAAGGTTGTTGGTTTTTTTTGGGGggaaaaaattaaacttttccGTTCTTTTCCCCTACTAGTAATTTATGTTGAGTTGTTAACTTGATATGTTTTGTTTCTTTGGTTCTGGTGACACGTCTGTTTGGAACGTGAGAGGATATGGAAATTTTTGCTATGTTAAGCATGTTACTTTAGCTGGTTAGTATCGGTTATTGGCTTAGTGCACTTTATAGTTGAGAGATATGTTTAAGGAAGAAAAAGGGGTAACAAGGATTTATGGCAAGTCCTAGTATTTTAGGAAAACATGCACTTCAGTTAATCTTCCAAACCTTTTTGTTTGAAGTTTTGCACTTTTGCTTCAAATGTCAAACGTGGGTCGGGTTCAGGGGGTTCACTGCTAGACGGTTATGGTGAACTTTTGGTTTAGGTATTCACAGTGGAGCTGTGAATCTTTTGATgtttaaaatctattttttattcaagtTCGACTGGGATCTTTTATTGACCTTTACTATTATGTTATTTGTGCTGCCTATGTTTCTGTCTAATTGTCATTGATCAAGACTCAAGAGTTGGACGCATCTGTTTTACCTGTCATGTTATTGTGGTCACAGATTGATGAAAATGTTAAGAGAGAAATCATTAATCACAGGTCTCTAAGACATCCTAACATCATCAGGTTTAAAGAGgttggtatttttttttaagtatatGTTGATTAATTCTGATACTTTGTAAGTGTGGATCATGCAGATGATATATTTTACATGGGGGATAATTACATTTACTGAAATTTGACTCAGGTCATTTTGACACCTACTCATTTGGCAATCGTAATGGAATATGCATCTGGAGGAGAATTGTTTGAGCGAATCTGCAATGCAGGGCGTTTTACTGAAGACGAGGTTCATATACAATTTGTTTACTTCTCTGACACCTGTCACCCAAGGGGagaatatttttgtaattgtaATCTGTTTTCTCTGTAACCTTTTAACCCATTGTTGTTCTGCAGGCTCGATTCTTCTTTCAACAACTCATATCTGGGGTCAGCTATTGCCATGCAATGGTAATCAAagtcctctcctttcctttctgaTCTAAATTACATTTAACCTAGACTACAATGTAGTATAGGTGAGGTATCAGTCTTATGTATGTGTTTCCTCATGAAGCAAGTGTGTCACCGGGACTTGAAGTTGGAGAACACTTTGTTGGATGGAACTTCAGCTCTTCATTTGAAGATATGTGATTTTGGGTACTCCAAGGCAAGATTTTCTTTGTCTCGCTAGCTTATCATGGTGTGAGTTCCATGCTTATTGGTTGTACTGGGTGTTTGTGTGATTGACTAAATTTACCCCTAAATGAAGCGTTGGGCACTCCTTTACTACATCACCAATTTTATGTTAGAtaccaattttatttatttatttattaaaaaaaataatattagcatagctccaaattacgtcctgcatttaaaaaaaaatggttTTCTTGTGAATCACTTTTTTCCTGCAGTGCTCAATTGgaatatttttgagtttttataaTGTGTCTTTTGAAAGGGACAATTGTGCAAGACTGTTCATTTGAAATTTGATGATCTAGATTATTTAATGAGCTTATGCTTGCTCCATGTGCTAAAACTTAGCTACTTCCAAGTCCAAGCCAACATTGTCATATGTAATCATCAATTGAACAACTATTGTTTTGTAGCTTACGTTAACTATTAGACCATGTATAAGGTGATAATCATTTTAGAGGAGCCAAGTTTTATTGTGGAATTCATggtgttaatattttttttggggGAGATATCGTAATTAAAACTGTGCATCCAATGTATGCATCATGACACCTTCCCATTTTGttcattcatttttttccttATCAGTCATAaattattcatatttttcaatCTACTTTGGGACTTATCAATTATAGATGTTCCCAatctaatatattttttcttggCAGTCTTCAGTGCTTCATTCACAACCAAAGTCAACAGTGGGGACTCCAGCATATATTGCTCCAGAAGTGTTGCTAAAGCAAGAGTATGATGGCAAGGTAGAGTACTTCTTAGTTTGGTAATGGCGCTCTTTATAAGTGTTGCGAACTTGCAATCACATTTGATTGAATGAAAGAATATTTGTCATAATTTGTGTGCTGGTGATTTTTATCTGGATCTGAACAAAAACTATATTTCTTTTCTGTATGTCATCTTCAcataattcatttcttcttgGCACTAGTTGAGCATCTTTACAGTATTTACACAAGtctttgttattattattaaacgAGAACAGGAGGTAATTTTTTATCCTGAACCTTTCCTTAAAGTTAGAAGGTCCAGATATTGATCTTTTAAAAACTGAAGTTCTAAATGTACTAAATGATAAAATAAGGTCAAATTACAACCAGCCAACTTTCTCCCGCCattcttttcatgatttttatCTTTCTAATCTGTATTTAGActattttggcattttcaaaCTTCTACACACATAATCATGTGTTTAGTAATTTTTGTTATAAGCTGTGAGCAATATCACTAAGCACTTATAGGCTAGTTTGTAATCTTGTTATCCAATCCCTTTTATTAGTGATGTGGTGAATTGGATTGGTTTACTTTGATTAGACATTTGAACGTTTAACTTGGTATCTAATTGGTTTAGATTCTCATGCATTTAATTTCAGGTCGCAGATGTTTGGTCATGTGGAGTAACCTTATATGTGATGCTAGTGGGATCATATCCTTTTGAAGATCCTAATGAACCTAAAGACTTCAGGAAGACAATTCAGGTTGATAAGATGTTAAGACATTTGCACATGTTCACAAGCCTTGCCTCTGATTGCGTGACCTCAACTTGTTTCTGTTGGTTTCATTGCAGAGGGTCCTCAGCGTCCAGTACTCTATCCCAGACTTTGTTCAAGTATCTCCAGAGTGTCGCCACCTTATCTCAAGGATCTTTGTTTTTGACCCTGCTGAGGTAATTTCCAGTTTCTAAACTTGCTcgtttattcatttatttaaatCTAATGCAGTTGAAAAATTCATGTAACAGAGGATCACCATTCCTGAAATCTTGAAAAATGAATGGTTTCTGAAGAATCTTCCGGCAGAGTTGATTGATGAAAAAATTATGGGTAACCAATTTGAAGAGCCAGATCAACCCATGCAGAGCATTGATGAGATCATGCAGATAATTTCAGAAGCTACAATACCACCGGTTGGGGCACATACGTTAGACAATTATATGATGGATAACATCGATGTGGATGATGACATGGATGACTTGGACTCTGACTTTGAGCTTGATGTAGATAGCAGTGGGGAGATAGTATATGCTATATAACGTGGGAAGTCTTCATCTGCATTTGAAAGACATCATAATGAAAGGAAGTGAATTCATCATAGTGTTGTTGCACTTAATGGCCTTCTTCTCAGCATCAAGGAATGAGAAAATGGGTGAAGACCATAGTTTCTGTAGACTAGCATGGACAAACACCGAAGTCTCATGTTAATTTATATTTGTGTGCTTCTAGGAACTGCCACGATCCACACCTTCACGATACCATTTTATATTTACGGCAGAAACGTTGTTCTTAAAACCTAGAAAAAAAAGTGTGTAGACAATGAAAAAAACGATTGGTGATCCTGTTGAATGCACTTGTTTTATTatgtattaatatatatatatatatatgtacatcAACCTCTTCGGGTCTTTGCAAGCTAAATTGGTAGGAGACTTGTTTGTTGTATGTATACGCATATTGTTCGAGTAATATCCAACGACTTTTTAGTTGGACATCTTGGTCTTTaatgaattttaattattaaatcagttttttatttttttttaagacaAATCTATGCacaaacaaataataaaaaatatagaaaaatagtatttatatacttatatgtaattttcgttTCTGTTTCCTTTAACAACAAACCCAGAGCATGAATTACCTCAGACACGCATAATAACATCATCAACAACCTGAAACAGAAAATGATCGAGGAAATCAGGTTACCaagttgaaaaagcaaaaattgACCATGAAACTtctattattaaataattataatatacaACCTCTTTGTCAGAGGCAACACCCAAAAAAATAAACCAGCAAAATCAGCATTTATAACACCTAATCATCTATAAATTACATGTGATAAGGCTCTACATAGGGTATAATCATGTCTACAGTTAACGAAGACAAAAATGCAACCAAGACTCCGGGAGTATAAGCCAACGCAGAATCATCACATAAATGCTTGATTTAGGATAAAAGATTATTTTAACTTTAGATGAAGTTTTATTTTTGTCGTTAATGTTTGGACCGCCTAAATGCACAAATAAAAACTTTGCAAGCGTCCGTTTGGAAAGTTGTGAAgcaatttttttgaatttttgatttatgaaaagtaataatattaatgtttggtgtaatttttaaaattaaattacaatttttttaaaaattatttaagaatttataaaaaaattacaaaaaatgacttttttgataatattattgttcataccctggcccaacgATAAAGGCCCAGGATCAAGCAAAGGACCTAACCCAAAAGATTGGGTCTCACCAGTACCAATCTTCATATATGAAGTCGGTACTCACCACGACCtgttctaaagaagtcgggcacgAGATTAGCTGGCGGATAAAAACTCATTTAAATGAGTAACTACCCCTataatctctctaaccacttccacgagccatattttaacctccctaagataatgggacggttaattccaacggtggttattggttcaccactataaatacactaacacccctcaggtatctctaagcccaatactctctagacctgctcacactcttgctaacttaggcatcggagtgtctttgcaggtaccacccccatctcATCGCACAAACAAGttggacggagcctcccgagttatAGATCCATTCGGAATCCTCCTCCTTCACATATTTGGGCCAACCAACTCCATCCACCCcatcaatctccggttacccaccgtaacattggcgccgttgccggggacccgagagatcaaccactgatggcggacagatcccacgaagaaggacatgtggagacagattctgagtaagagaatctggacacaggcaATAACGATGCGGACTTCACCCTCCACCAGGAAATTGATAATCAACACAGGGAAggtacctccggagtaaaaAACCCGAAGGTAAACTCTTCAGAAGGGCGCGAATCAGAGAAAGAGGGACCATCCCATgtaactgaactcatgggattagtccacagtcgcctggaacagttagaacaagaacgggagcgacaaaaggaaactgaaaagaacctaagagaggagatggaacgacgaaaagagttagaaagaaaactcttaaagttagaatcctccctcaaaggtCGCAACTCCCGTGATGAACAAGAAGAGCCGCCCTTAGGTGGggaggatcctttcagcgaggacataatgagggcaaaatttCCGAGGAatttcaaaagccctgatatggacctttATGATGGgaccacggatccaaagcatcacctgagcaacttcaaaagtcggatgtacctagctaatgcttccgacgctacgcgatgcaaagccttcccgaccactttatcaaaggcagcgatgaagtggttcgatagcctccccccgaggtcggttactagctttgaagacctctcaaggaagtttttgatgaggttctctatccagaaagacaaagtgaaacatgcaccgagcctcctgggaataaaacaggaggtcggagaatccttacgagcctatatgAAAAGGTTCAATAAAACATGTTTAgagattcaagacctgcccacagaagcagtcataatggggttagtcaatggactcagagaaggtcccttctcacaatccatatctaaaagacaccccgtttctctaagtgatgtgcaggaaagagctgaaaagtacatcaatatggaggaaaacgttaagttgagagacctgagttggcgacctgggccccctccctcaacaaaagagagggaaagggaaaccaagaaaaaggaagaactcggtctcgaaagaccaagaaaatatcactcttatactcccctgaaagtttctatagtggatgtatacagagagatttgtaacactgaaagactgccaccccccagacccattaaaaataaaaaaggggggagccgcagcgattactgtgagtaccataaaatatatggtcactccacaaacgactgttacgaccttaaaaatgtgatagaaaagctggccagagaaggtcggcttgatagatatctcatagaaaggtcggacggtcatggaaagagaaagcgagacgatatggatagaagagacccaccgccgcagactccagagagacatatccatatgatctcaggaggattcgcgggagggggactcaccaaatcctctcgcaaaagacatctcaaaagagtctaccaggTCAGAGAAGAGTCATCCGACCTccctaccatttcattcacaaaagaagatgggcaaggaataattcctggacacgatgatccagtagtaataactatgatcctggcgaatgcccatctccacagaaccctagtagaccaaggaagctcgacagacatcctttttaagcccgctttcgacaagctagggttggacgagaaagaattaagagcctaccccgacaccctatacggattaggggacacgccaataaaaccactgggatttttgcccctccacaccacttttggaaaaggggaaaaatcaaagactctgagtatagacttcatagtcatcgatgtggggtcagcatataatgctttaatcgacagagctacccttaatcgactcggagccgtggtatccactccccacctttgcatgaaattcccgacctcagCAGGGATAGCAACAGTAAGATGGGATCAAAAGTTGGCaagaaaatgctacaatgaaagcctaaatctgagaggaaaggacagagaagttcacacaatagagctcggcggtgcaagggccagagaagagctgcgactacaaccgggaggaaaaactgaggagatacaggtcggcgaagaagaagggaaaaatactcatataggagccaacttaggggaaaccctaaaacaaaaattgactaagctcctaagagataactccgacctcttcgcctggaaggcctctgaCATGCCTGCAAtagatcccgagctcatgtcccacaagctctcgatttatccaggatcccgacctgtacaacaaagaaggcgcaagctcggcccaaaaagagccctaatagtagaagaacaagtgcaggcgctcctggaagctggcttcatcagagaagtcaagtacccaacatggctagccaatgtagtgctagtcaaaaaatagaatggcaaatggagaatgtgtgtcgactataccgacttaaataaggcatgttCCAAGGACCCTTACCCActgccaagtattgataccctagtggactccagctcggggtatcaatacttatcatttatggacgcctactcgggatataatcaaatcccaatgcatgagccagaccaggagaaaacatcattcatcacacccagagctaatttctgctacgtggtcatgccattcggattgaagaatgcaggagccacatatcaaaggttgatgaataaagtgttttcccctCACCTGGAAagtctaatggaagtatacgtcgatgacatgctggtaaagaccaagaaagaagtcgacctcttgtcagacctctcacaagtctttgacaccataaggctgcacgggatgagactaaatctcgcaaagtgcgccttcgcagtggaggcagggaaatttctaggatttatgctaacacaaagagggatcgaagccaatcccgataagtgtagagccatcctagaaatgaagagcccgacttgtttgagagaagtccagcagctgaatggccgacttgcagccctctccagatttttggcaggatcggcactaaaatcccttccactgttctccttattaagaaaaggatgccagttcgaatggactcctgaatgcgaggaggcgttccaggagttcaaaaagtttttaagccaacctcctattctgACCCGACCAGTATCTGGGAAAGACATCGTCCTGTACTTATCCGTAGCAGACAAGGCTGTCTCGTCAGCCCTGATAAGAGAAgatgaggtcggacaacatccagtttatttcatcagtaaagttctacaaggccctgagctaagATACCACAAACTggagaagtttgcctactccttagtaatagcctcacgaaggctacgaccttactttcagactcacacaataagagtccgtacaaaccaacccatgaagcaaatcctccaaaagacggatgttgcagggagaatggttcaatgggcaatagagctctccgagttcgacttaagatacgaaactcggacggcgatcaaagcccaatgcctcgccgacttcgttgcagaatacgcaggggatcaggaggaaaaaccaactacatggaAACTTTATGTAGACGggtcctccaacaaaacaggaagcggcgcaggcataatattggtagatgaaagaggaatccagatagaggtttccctaaaatttgaattttcagcttcaaataaccaggcagaatatgaagccttgattgctggattaaagctggcagaagaagtcggtgctgcaaaggtgatgatatacagcgactcacaagtggtgacctcccagataagcggagagtatcaggcaaaggacccaaatatgaagaggtacttggcgAAAACTCTGGAGCACCTTGGGCGttttgcagaaaccgaggttaaacacataactcgggatttaaacagcagagcagacgccctatccaagttagcaagtaccaaaccaggagggaacaacagaagcctgatccaagaaaccctccaggaaccctcagtggtaaaaatagaagacaaacaagaagtcCTTGAGGTAGTTGGTTTAAACCTCGAATGGATGAACCCCTTGGTCGAATACATAAAATTTGACATCCTTtcaaaagaggaaaaagaagccAGGAAAATCcggagggaagcacaacattacacTTTGGTGAGAAATACTCTCTACAGAAAGGGGgtatcaacaccattgttaaaatgcgtaccgacctcaagaaccaccgaggtgttaGAGGAAATCCACAGTGGAATCTGCgaaaatcatctcggagcaaggtcactagccaggaaagtaatccgagctggattctactggccgaccttgcagaaagatgccgcAGAGTTCGTGAAAAAGTgtcaaccatgtcagatgcattcaaatttccacgtagctccaccagaagagctcatcagtatcacttctccatggccctttgcaaaatggggaatggatttgttaggtccttttccccaagcgccaggacaagtcaaatacctgatcgtgggaatagattacttcacaaagtggatagaagcagaaccattggccaccatcaccgctcaaagaagtcggaggttcctctacaaaaatatcatcacaagatatgagataccttattccattactacagataatggaacccaattcaccgattctaccttcagaagcttagtagccagtatgaaaatcaaacaccagttcacctcggtggagcacccgcagaccaatgggcaagccgaggcagccaacaaagtcatactggcagggctaaaaaaaaagattacaagaagcaaaaggagcttgggctgaagagctcccccaagtgctatgggcttacaggacaacgccccaatccgccactggagaaacgcccttccgactagtctatggcgtagaagcaatgataccaatagaaatcaatgaacaaagcccaagggtaattctccatgacgaggtcggaaacatacaggggcacaaagaggagctcgatttgctccccgaagtccgagaagatgcccaaataagagaagcagcattgaagcaaaggatgactacaaggtacaacaaaaaagtcattcgaagaacatttgccccgaatgacttggtcttaatcagaaacgacattggagtcaacaaatcaggggAAGGAAAACTTGCtgctaattggaagggaccatacaaagtcaatgaagttttaggaaaaggttattataaagtaaccgacctgaacggcactgagctcccaaggtcgtggcatgcttgtaatatgaaaaggtactacagttaaaagcgaactctactccctggtgtactctttttccaacttcatgattttttcccaaaatcaaaggattttttctggagaagggtttttaacgaggcatcatagtagaggctaagggaaaaaaGGCTAttaaaaacccttagtagcaagaaggtacctccccaatcaataaagatcttttttcatatctcttataaactcctttctattttctaagtctttctatgaaacgcgccgacttaagctcgacaaaacgtgaaaatcccatga
The genomic region above belongs to Arachis stenosperma cultivar V10309 chromosome 5, arast.V10309.gnm1.PFL2, whole genome shotgun sequence and contains:
- the LOC130980002 gene encoding serine/threonine-protein kinase SRK2I-like, with the translated sequence MNRTPAAAAGAGGGGMELPIIHESDRYDFVRDIGSGNFGVARLMRDRLTKELVAVKYIERGDKIDENVKREIINHRSLRHPNIIRFKEVILTPTHLAIVMEYASGGELFERICNAGRFTEDEARFFFQQLISGVSYCHAMQVCHRDLKLENTLLDGTSALHLKICDFGYSKSSVLHSQPKSTVGTPAYIAPEVLLKQEYDGKVADVWSCGVTLYVMLVGSYPFEDPNEPKDFRKTIQRVLSVQYSIPDFVQVSPECRHLISRIFVFDPAERITIPEILKNEWFLKNLPAELIDEKIMGNQFEEPDQPMQSIDEIMQIISEATIPPVGAHTLDNYMMDNIDVDDDMDDLDSDFELDVDSSGEIVYAI